One Epinephelus lanceolatus isolate andai-2023 chromosome 10, ASM4190304v1, whole genome shotgun sequence genomic region harbors:
- the syt11b gene encoding synaptotagmin-11b, with amino-acid sequence MADIVELGPAYAMSPVLAGFLGAGVLVLVVVVLVLLWSFCQRRYLRVSGRYKLHGDRYCDAEDPPYKFIHMLKGISIYPESLSSSKRIVRGIRRVDRSDRDGERSCPTSAGTGRGMVLVDAENNILDVPGQLQMSHLVPPAHGQARVERALPVRADYCCLDSSSASSSQTSSKTASPFTPASSDPEPEPSLGTISLTVDYNFPKKALVVTIVGARGLPAMDEQAGSSDPYVKMTILPEKKHRVKTRVLRKTLDPLFDETFTFYGVAYSSLPELTLHFLVLSFDRFARDDVIGEAVVPLKGVDPSTGRVHLSQQITKRNMQCESRGELLASLSYQPVSHRLSVVVLKARHLPKMDITGLSANPYVKVNIFYGRKRIAKKKTHVKKCTLNPVFNESFIYDIPPELLPEISVEFLVVDFDRTTKNEVLGRLLLGLHSPAPSGASHWREVCENPRRQISKWHNLSEY; translated from the exons ATGGCGGACATCGTCGAGCTGGGACCCGCCTACG cCATGTCTCCGGTCCTGGCGGGCTTCCTGGGAGCTGGTGTTCTGGTTTTGGTCGTGGTTGTTCTGGTTCTGCTCTGGTCTTTCTGTCAGCGCCGTTACCTGCGCGTCTCTGGACGCTACAAACTGCATGGCGACCGTTACTGCGATGCCGAAGACCCCCCCTACAAGTTCATCCACATGTTGAAGGGCATCAGCATTTACCCAGAATccctcagcagcagcaagaGGATTGTACGAGGCATCCGGCGCGTGGACCGCTCTGACCGTGACGGAGAGCGAAGCTGTCCCACCAGTGCCGGCACTGGGAGGGGCATGGTGCTGGTGGATGCAGAGAACAACATCCTTGACGTCCCAGGGCAGCTGCAGATGAGTCACCTAGTGCCGCCCGCCCACGGCCAGGCCCGAGTGGAGCGGGCGCTGCCGGTCCGTGCCGACTACTGCTGCCTGGACAGCAGCTCGGCCAGCAGCAGCCAGACCAGCAGCAAGACAGCCTCCCCCTTCACACCCGCCTCCTCGGATCCTGAGCCCGAGCCCAGCCTGGGCACAATCAGCCTCACCGTCGACTACAACTTCCCCAAGAAGGCCCTCGTGGTGACCATCGTCGGGGCCCGGGGCCTCCCCGCCATGGATGAGCAGGCGGGCAGCTCAGACCCCTACGTGAAGATGACCATCCTGCCAGAGAAGAAGCACCGCGTCAAGACCCGCGTGCTGAGGAAGACCCTGGACCCGCTGTTCGACGAGACCTTCACGTTCTATGGCGTGGCCTACAGCTCACTGCCTGAGCTCACGCTGCACTTCCTGGTCCTCAGCTTCGACCGCTTTGCCCGTGATGATGTCATCGGGGAGGCCGTGGTGCCGCTGAAGGGCGTGGACCCGAGCACGGGCCGAGTCCACCTGAGCCAGCAGATCACCAAGAGGAACATGCAG tgtgaGAGTCGTGGAGAGCTGCTGGCGTCTCTGTCCTACCAGCCGGTGTCTCATCGTCTCAGCGTGGTCGTCCTGAAGGCTCGACACCTCCCCAAGATGGACATCACCGGCCTGTCAGCAA ATCCGTACGTGAAGGTGAACATCTTCTACGGACGTAAGCGCATCGCCAAGAAGAAGACCCACGTGAAGAAGTGCACCCTGAACCCGGTCTTCAACGAGTCCTTCATCTACGACATCCCACCCGAGCTCCTGCCCGAGATCTCCGTGGAGTTCCTGGTGGTCGACTTCGACCGGACCACCAAGAACGAGGTGCTGGGCCGCCTGCTGCTCGGCCTCCACAGCCCCGCCCCCTCCGGAGCCTCCCACTGGAGGGAGGTCTGCGAAAACCCCCGCCGGCAGATCTCCAAATGGCACAACCTGAGCGAGTACTGA